A segment of the Desulfitobacterium dehalogenans ATCC 51507 genome:
ATCATGGGTGACCATAATGGCAGTTTTATTCTCTTTTTTAATAATGGTATGAATATCCTCATTAACAGCCAGGCGGGTTTGATAATCCAAAGCGGAGAACGCTTCATCCAGGAGCAGGATTTGAGGATTGGTTACTAAGGTCCGAATGAGTGCTGCTCTTTGCCTCATTCCTCCGGAGAGCTGGTTGGGGTATTTATTACGAAATTCGTAAAGTCCGTAAGTCTGCAGGAGGTGCTCCGTATAGGCCTTAGCTTCCGGTGTCATGGCTTTTTGAATCTCCAGCCCCAGTTTGACATTCTGTAAAATTGTCCGCCACTCAAAAAGATGATCCTTCTGCAGCATGTAACCAATCTTTTGGGATGTTCCTGTGACGACCTCGCCATCCACGAGAACCCTACCTGCTGTGGGGGAAATCAGTCCGCATATAATGGATAAAAGGGTCGATTTACCACAGCCGCTGGGACCAACAATACTGACAAACTCACCTTCGTAAACATCAAACTCTATCTCATCAAGTGCTGTGATTTCTCCATTGAGGGATTGATATTTCATGCCAAGGTTATGCAGCTCCACAACCTTTCTCAATGCCCCTCCCCCCTTCTTTTTACTCTCGGCATTTTCATTATCTCTAATAGTGTATTGAATCCCGGGGAGATGGGTGAGTGTTTAAGATATGAAAAAATCCCCTCCTCTGGGTAGAGAAAGGGAATGTAAAAGCTGGTTAAGCTTCTATGGGTTTCAGAATTTCTTGCATACCTTTATCAATCCTTAAGATTTGACTGCCTAGTATCTCGGCTTCACGGGGATCATGGGTGACCAGAATAAAAGGAATCTGCCATTGCTTCTGAACCTTTAAAAGTTCTTGTTGGAGAAGCGCCCGGGTGTCAGGGTCCAGAGCCGAGAGGGATTCATCCAAGAGCAGGAGCTCCGGTTCCGTCATTAAAGCTCGTGCCAAAGCCACGCGCTGTTTTTCTCCTCCTGATATTTGAGAAGGATAACGCTTCCGTAAGTGACCGATTTTAAGAATGTCCAGAAGCCCCGTCACACCTATCGCTTTATGAGAGGCTTCTGTCGATTCCGCCGGCTTAGGCTTTCCATAGAGGACGTTCTTTTCGATGGTCATATGAGGAAACAGTGCGTAATCCTGAAAGACATAACCAATCCGGCGTTTTCGAACCGGGATATTGATTTTTTGCTCAGAAGAAAAGATGGTTTTACCATTAATCCAAATGTCTCCCTGAGTAGGGTTTTGCAACCCCGCCAAACACTGGAGGACTGTGGTCTTCCCCGCTCCCGACGGACCGACAATGGCCAGGATATGGTTATCCACCTCAAAATCCACTGCCAAGGTAAATGAGGGCAGTTTTTTCTGGAAATGCACCTTGACCATTAAGCTATCCTCCCATCAGGCTTGGTTGAGTTTCCCTTACCTTTTCCCCAATGATTAAGCCCGAAAATGACCAGAAAGCTGAACAACACCATGATCGATACGAGAATCCAGGCCTGACGGGCGTCTCCGGCTTCACTGGCAAAATAAATAGCCAAAGGCATCGTGGACGTCTTACCAGGAATATTGCCGGCCAGCATGAGTGTTGCTCCAAATTCGCCGAGGGAACGGGCGAAAGCCAGTACAAAACCCGCAACACAGCCATTCCATGCTAAAGGAATGGTGACGGTGAAGAAGATCCTTAACTCTCCGGCCCCAAGGGTACGCGCCGCTTTTTCCAATTGGGGGTCCACACTCTCGATGGCTGCTTTTACAGACTGGTACATCATAGGGAAGGATACCACCGCTGCGGCGATAATCGCCCCCCAAATGGTGAAGACCACCGTCACACCAAACAGCTCTCCCAGGAGCTTGCCGACAGGTCCGTTCTTGCCAAAAGTGTAGAGCAAGACAAATCCGACCACAGAAGGCGGCAGAACGAGTGGTAAGGTCAGAAGGGATTCCACAACGGCCTTTCCCGTGAACTGGCGCTTAGCCATCAA
Coding sequences within it:
- a CDS encoding ABC transporter ATP-binding protein translates to MRKVVELHNLGMKYQSLNGEITALDEIEFDVYEGEFVSIVGPSGCGKSTLLSIICGLISPTAGRVLVDGEVVTGTSQKIGYMLQKDHLFEWRTILQNVKLGLEIQKAMTPEAKAYTEHLLQTYGLYEFRNKYPNQLSGGMRQRAALIRTLVTNPQILLLDEAFSALDYQTRLAVNEDIHTIIKKENKTAIMVTHDIAESISMADRVVVLSKRPGTIKKVYEISMNCEKRTPLKSRDMPEFQIYFQEVWKELDVHV
- a CDS encoding ATP-binding cassette domain-containing protein, which encodes MVKVHFQKKLPSFTLAVDFEVDNHILAIVGPSGAGKTTVLQCLAGLQNPTQGDIWINGKTIFSSEQKINIPVRKRRIGYVFQDYALFPHMTIEKNVLYGKPKPAESTEASHKAIGVTGLLDILKIGHLRKRYPSQISGGEKQRVALARALMTEPELLLLDESLSALDPDTRALLQQELLKVQKQWQIPFILVTHDPREAEILGSQILRIDKGMQEILKPIEA
- the modB gene encoding molybdate ABC transporter permease subunit, producing MDFNFSPIILSIKVAVAAVVIVVCFAIPIATLMAKRQFTGKAVVESLLTLPLVLPPSVVGFVLLYTFGKNGPVGKLLGELFGVTVVFTIWGAIIAAAVVSFPMMYQSVKAAIESVDPQLEKAARTLGAGELRIFFTVTIPLAWNGCVAGFVLAFARSLGEFGATLMLAGNIPGKTSTMPLAIYFASEAGDARQAWILVSIMVLFSFLVIFGLNHWGKGKGNSTKPDGRIA